In Poecile atricapillus isolate bPoeAtr1 chromosome 1, bPoeAtr1.hap1, whole genome shotgun sequence, the sequence ATGTGGGGTGGGGGCACCTAGTACGGCTGGTGGGAGTCCCCAGGGGGTCTGAGAGGGGTCACTGGGCAGGACTGCGGGCTGTGTGGGGTTCCTGGGCAAGGGGTCCCTaatcaggctggatggggttctCTGTGGGTCTGCATGTGAGGTCCTTGAGCAGGACATGGGAGCAATGGGGGGTCCCCAGTGAGGCTGTGTCCCCATGGCGCCTCTCTGGGGGTCGTCCTGAGGACGCCACCCCTCTGACACTGTTGGGGGCAGTCGGACCTGTTCCAGGATGACCTGTACCCGGACACGGCAGGCCCCGAGGCGGCCATGGAGGCAGAGGAGTGGGTTGCAGGGCGCACGGCGGGGCCCGTGCTGGTGTCTCTGCGCCAGGCCTATGTCCCCAGCAAGCAGCGGGACCTCAAGGTGAGCCGGCGGACGCTGCTCCATGACAGCCGCACCACCGCCACCTCCGCCACCGGGGCCACCACGCCACCCTCCACGCCCCCTGCCGCCCCTGCGTCCACTCGCTTcagtgcccccccagtgctCGGCTCCGGCAACGCCACGGTACGGGGGACAAGGGGGacaagggggaaagggggaaagggagagagggggaaaggcagagagggggaaagggagagaggggTGCGGTCGGTGTgggtggggctgtggggtgggtGTGGTTACTCTGGTGGGCAGTGAACGGAGTGGGTGTGGCAGGTGGGTGGGGCCACGGGGAGCGGGTGTGGCTCTGTCGGGTGTGTCCCGTGTGACGGGGCTGTCCCTCAGGGGGGCCGTCTGgaggaggtgctgcaggaggtggCGGCGCTGCGGGCGCTGGTGGCGGAGCAGGGCCAGCGCATCTCCcgcctggaggagcagctcagccGCCTCGAGAACGGCCACGTGTAGGGACCCATCAGGGACCACCGCCCCAGGGACCACGCCTACTACACCCCAGAGAGCCCTCTGAACCATCTCGCCCCACTGGGGTACCCCCCTTGCCCTGCTCCGGGCCCTTCTCCCATTGTGGGGCTGGCCGCCCCTCTGGCAGCTCCCCACTTTCCCCCATTGCCTTATTGGGTGCTGCCTCCTCAAGTCATGGACCATTCTCTACCCCTGCTCCCATTCCTCGGGCTGGGGGATTGCTCCTGGGATCAAAGATTACCCCCTGCACCCCTCAATCCCTGTGTGGGGTCTCCCCCCTTTCTATGGGGCAGGGCATGATCTGCCTTCCTCAACTGTGAGATATTGTCCCCCCTATATTTTGGGggcttctcctcccctcctcctccttgtgTCCCCCATCTCCATTCCAGTGCAGGGTCAAAAACTATATTTTCACTCCAAATAAAGGATTTATAAGAAAAGCGGTGGTTGCAGGGGCCACCTGGGGGGTGACAAAGTGGGGGCAGGAAGGCGCAGCAGTCACGGGCGGGAGATCAGCGCCCTGGCAGGAAGTGGGGGTGCACGGGGCGGCATTTTGGGTAGCAGGGGTGAGGGGGGTGCAGCAGTCGGCCTCCCCCCGCTCCGGCACATCCGCTGCGCCGGGGCAGGAAGTTGGGGGGGGGCTCCCCCATCTCAGAGCGTGCCCGCAGCATCGGGACCGGCTCTGGCTGCACCCACTGATGGtgagcaccccaaaaccgggCAGGGTGGGAGactggggagctgggagagtCAGGAGTAGGGAACTGGGGTGAGGTTAGGGAGAGTGGGAAGGTAAGGGGAGTATGGAATGTCTGGGGGAAAGGTTGGGGGATAAGGGGAGTACAGTGGGGTTGGGAGGGAAAGAGGGGTGTTCAGGGCAGCACGGTGGGATTGGAGGGGGCCAGGTATTGGGATGGGGTTGCGGGCTGTGCAGCCACATTGAAGACTGCAAGTGCCAagtttggggggctctggggcttTGGCAGGGGCGAGGGATTCCAGGGGGTCTGTGCAGCCATGTAGGGTGGCAGGACCCAGTTCCTctcccccagcacctgcaggtgctgctgcaccCGCCACCCACGGCTTCCGTCCCCGAGGGTCACCtccccctccctggccctgtccGCTGCTCCTGTACCTTGTCCCCCGTCCCTGCCGCCCTTCGCCCCGGCCCTTCCCTGCATCCCAGCTCCGGGATAGCACGTGCCAGGTGCTGACCCCGCTGCCCTCACCCGCAGGCTGGCCCGCGGTGGCACCCGGTGCTGCTGGCGCtggcggggccggcggcggccgGGGAGCCCGCGGGGGCCCGCAATGACCGGGCGGTGGCCGCGCTGCTGgggctcctgctgtgcctggcGCTGGGGCTGGCGCTGGCCTGGCACCACCTGTGCCGCCTCTCGGCCGGCCGCTACCACCCCCGGCCCTTGGGCCGCCGGGCGCTGGAGCTGCTGCGGGGACGGTGGCACCGGCTGCGCTCACCAGAGGACCCCGCCGTGGCCCTCGGGGACGCTGACGGGGGGGTGACCGTGCGGGACGAGGAGGAAGAGCTGATGCCCTGGAGCCTGGAGCGGCGGCCGGAGCAGcatcaggaggaggaggatgaacaGGAGGAGGATGAACAGGAAAAGGATgagaaggaggaggatgagaaggaggaggatgaggaggaggccGAGGCAGCACCACAGGGCGGGGAGAATCCCCTGAGTGagggggaggcggcggggggCAGCGCCAAGGCCCTGCTCAGTGACCTGCACGCCTTCTCGGGAACAGCGGCCTGGGGGGACACGCGGCCACACGTCACCGCCTTGTGACATCATCGGCCTGACGTCACCACCCTTGGATGTCACCTCTCTGTAGTGTCACCTCCCTGTAATGTCACCGCCCTGCCAGCAAGGGGACCCCTTCTCTGTCCCCTGCCTGCCCCCAGCGGAGGCTCCTGATTGGCTGCAGTGATTTGCGCACTGACCAATAAAAGGGCAGCTCTACCTGGATCAGGGGGCGTGGCTTGCAGAGAAGTGGGTGGAGCCAATAGAAGGGTGTGATGAATGGGAGGAGCCTGGAAAGGGGCGTGGCCCCCTCACACAGGGGGTGGAGCCTGGATCCTCCCTGGTGGGACAACACCCCCACCCTCCCAGCgggcccccccagccccagcacagggaccACCACAGCCTCAGCAAGTCCTTTAATTGGCACACAtccagcagcagggccacaCCCCAGGGGCCACACCCCAAAGGCTGTGCCCCCAGAGGGGCCACACCCCAAAAAGCCACGTCCACATGGGCACCTCCCTGGGGGTCCACACCCCTGGGGGTTCTCGCTGTGCCCCCAAACCCGGCCGacaggggctgtgccagaggGGAAGAGCCCCCCGGAACACAAGCAGCACCGTGGGGTCCCCCCCACCCCATGGGGAGCACCAGGcccccctcaaaaccccccaccctccccaccCCTACCTGGGCACCCGACCCCGGCCCCCCTTCTGCTTCTTGGCGCCTCCTGAGGGTTTGATGGGCAGGGGGGCTGTGCCCTCGGgcgggggggggctgggggggcccCAACTCCATGGGGTCGCCAGGCACCACCGGCTTGAACGCCTCGAAGGGGGAGAACTTcacagggctggggggggaCACATGAAGGGGTGTGtggggcacccagggagggcgAGGAGAGGGGGGCAGCCAGTGTCCACAGAGCTCCTTCCCCACCCCTGGAGGCACCAGCTCCCCCCATACTCCATGAACCTCCCTTACTATTCATTCTCTGCCTGTTAGGCCCACCCTGACTCCCTCACCCCAAagcaccccaaaccctcaccCCACTGCCCACACAGTCTCTCAGTACTCCCAGGACCGGGCAGGTAGAGCCTCCCCACCCTCTATGCACCCACCCCTcgcacccccagccctgtcccctgtccccaccttgGTGCCCGCCCTGAAACCCCCATCCCAAAGCCCCCCACCCCAAAGCACCCCCCAACCCCCCTGTGCCCCGGTACCTGACGGGGGTGCGGGGGCTGCTGTTGAGGCGCCGGGGGGAGCGCACcttgggctggaaggagaaCCCCTCCTTGATGCTCTCCAGCACGGAGGGGGCCACGTAGGTGAAACCCTGCGGGTTTGGGGGTGTTAGCGGGGGGGCctgggggtgccgggggtccccccCACAGCTGTGCCCCCCCTACCAGGAAGGCCTGGTTGGCACTCTCGCTGATGGCAGCGTCGTCGGGGCTGTCCACAGGGGTCTGGCGGGTGAAACGGGTGTCGAACTGGCTCACGTCCTCCTCTGACTGCTGCGGGGAACACAGCGGCTGCTCTCACAGGGccccccaaaacatccccagcCTCCCCCCACAGGCCTCCATACCAGGCAGGGTTTGAAGGGGGGGTCCAGCCTGCGCGCCAGCAGGTCCTCCCAGTTGATGTGGCGGAAGAAGGgctgtttctgtgggatttgggggtgtcaggaaggatttggggagtGTCTCTGGcaccccctgcccacccctgTACCTGCACATCGGCCGCGTCACCGGGGCCCCCCCCAACCCGCTGGCTGGGGTTCCGCTTGAGGAACTGGAAGAGAAATAGGGAtagagatggaaatgggggtaGGATCCACACAAATAAGGGtggggggaggtggggaaaattggggggaggggggaggacCTTTTTGAGGAGGTCACGAGCATCGGGTGTCAGGTAGGGCGGCAGCACCAGCTTCCCCTTGAGGATCTTGTCGATGGTCTTCTTGCGGTTCTCGGCGGTGAACGGCGGCTgcggggggcaccggggggcCATGAAGAGCCAGGCAGACCAGAAAGGCACGGGGTCAACCCCCCAGGCACCCCGGGATGCCCCCCCAGTTCccagggaggaaggagcagcagtgggACTTGCCGATCCGGTGAGCATGTCGTACATCAGGGCGCCCAGGCTCCACCAGTCCACCGCCCGGTTGTGCCCGCTCCGCACTAGGATCTCAGGGGCCCTGGGGGGTGCGGGGGGGCCCCTGAGCGGATGGGAGGCCAGGAtagaccccccaaattccccccagtGCTGCATCCACCTCACATGTACTCGATGGTGCCGCAGAAGGTGTGGGTGACGGCTCCGTCATGGATGGACTCCTTGCACAGCCCGAAGTCTGTCAGCTTGATGTGACCTGAGGGACGTGGGGGGCTCAGCACTGCCCCCAGAGAACCCCCCCAAGCTCCCCAGTTtgccccccaaacccacctTGGCTGTTGAGCATGATATTCTCTGGCTTAAGGTCCCGGTAGATGATCCCGTGGGAATGCAGGTGACCCAGTGCCAGCGTGATCTCGCTCAGGTAGAAACTGCAGCGGGATCGGGGCAGGCTGTGAGCGATGTTGGGGTGACCACCCCACCCAcacccaccaccaccaccaccacatcCCTACCAGGCAGTGTCCTCCAGGAAGATCCCTTCCCGCTCCAGCTGCATGAAGAGCTCTCCACCTGTACAGAGAGCCCAAGAGGGACCCTCCTGAGCCATCCCTGGACACTCTTTAATCACCCCCAGGGAACACTGAACCATCCTGGACCACTCTGTAGCTGTCCCGGGACACCCTTAAACCATCTCTGGACCCCCTGAGCCATCCCTGGACACCCTCACTGGACACTGCAGCCACCCCAGGTCACGCTTTAACCATCCCTGAACACCCCAAGCCATTCCTGGAACCCCTCCAGCCATCCCTAGGACAACTTGTAGCCATTCCCTGGAGTtatccccgggacccccgagccGTCCCGCACCACTGAGGCACTCCAGGATGAGGTAGAGCTTCCCGCCCGTCTGGAAGGCGTAGATGAGGTCAACGATGAAGGGGTGCTTGACGGCCTCCAGGATGTTCCTCTCTGCCCGGGTGTGCGCCGTGTCCTTAGCGTTGCAGGCGATCTTGGCCTGGGGGGGAGGCAGTGAgcggggggggtccccgggggggctgggggggccgGGGCGGCCCTACCTTCTTCAGGACCTTCATGGCGAAGATCTTCCCCGTGTTGGTGCCCTGCACTTTGCGCACCTGGAACACCTGGAAGGACAggcagagaaggctggggacGCCATCAGGGAGCACTGaatcccctcagagccccccagccccaccgtgtccccaccTTGCCGTAGCCACCCTTGCCCAGGACGCGGAGCAGCTCGAAGCAGTGGGGGCCGATGTGCTCGGGGCCATTGTTGACGCTGCTCTCGGAAATCTCGATCTCTTCATAGTGTCCCACCGGCCTGGTGGGAAAgggggtgagcagggacagccccctgcctgtcccctgcctgcaTTACCCCCAAACAAGCTGTCCCCCACTTACTCCAGGCCGTTCCCCCGTGGCTCCAGCTCCATGTCCTGCGGGAGAGAACTCGCGGTCAGAGGTGGACAAGCGAGGAGCAGAGGGCAAGGGGACGCATGGCAAGGAGGGGACAGAAGGCAGGAAGGGGAGACACAGCAGAGAGCGGACCCGCGGCAGGTAGGGGACACAGGGCAAGGAGGGGAGCCCCGGCAGGCAGGACACGGGCAGGACACGGGCAGGACACGAGCAGGACACGGGCAGGACGCGGGCAGGACGCGGCAGCGCGGGGCGAGGCAGCGCCGAGCTGGCCCAGCCGGATGTTTTGGGGCCGAGGCCGGGCCCTGCCCAGCGGGAGCCGCCCGCTGCCCGCCCGGGATCCGCGGCTGCCCGCGGTGCCCCGGCGCCCCGTCCCCGCGGACAGCCCGGCTGCACCCGTGTCCCGCCACCGGCGGCACCCCTGTCACTGCCCCTGCCGCTGTCCCCCCAAGCCCCTGCCCGCCGTTCCCGGCACCGAGCGGACCCCACGCACCCCCGACACCCCCGGTCCCGCTGTCCCCACCGCGCCCCGGTGCCGCTCACCGCCTCCACCGCCCGTCCCGCTCCCGGTGCCCCCCGTCCCCGCGGCTCCCCCCGCCCCAGCCGCCGCTGCCGGTCGCAGCCCCGGCACCCCCCCGCGCCCCGCTGCCGGCTCACGGCGCCCAGCTCGGGCTCGTCCCCGTCGCTGCCCTCCTCGGTCTCCAGGTCGATGTCGAACACCCCCGCCATGACGGCGCCCtgccgggacccccggggacccGCCCCGATGGCCACACCCCCGATGGCGGTCACGCCCCCGCCACGCCCCCCGTGTCACCGCCTTATCGGGACCCCGGGGAACCCGCGGCGGTGGCCACGCCCTCGGCCACGCCCCTCCCACCGGCCACGCCCCTCCCGCGCGCGCGTCACCGGGATGTCCCCTGcgcgggggacacggggacagggggtccccgggggtggCGCAGGGAACACGACAGAGGCAGCGCGGCCGCTCACAGCCTTTACTGGGgtccccggccccgccccgcccccgctGCGCCGCGCTGACGTCAGCGGCGCCGCCGTGACGTCAGAGGAACGTCAGAGATCCCGCGCGGGGTTTCCGCGGCGTCGGAGGACACGAGTGGGGCTGCGGGGCACTGGGGTTATTGTCGGGTCGCTGGGGGTGATTGTGGGGTCACTGATGTTATTGTAGGGCCTCTGGTATTATTGCAAGACCAGGGGCACTGCAGGGGCCGTGTGTTATTGAAGGGTCTCTGGTGTTATTGTAGGGTCACCGGTGTTATTGTAGGGTCAGGGGCACTACAGGGACTGGGGTTTATTGGAGGGTTTCAGACACTAAAGTGGCTGTGTGTTATTGCAGGCTCTCAGGCACTACAGGGGCTCTGTGTTACTGTGCGATCTCTGGTGTTATTGTAGGGCTGTGAGGGCGGTAGGATCTTGGGTGTACTGTAGGGTCACTACTGTTATTGTAGGGTCAGGGGCACTACAGGGGCTCTGTGTTGTTGTAGGGTGTCTGGTGTTACTGTAGGATCTCAGACATTACAGGGGCTGGGCGTTAGTGCAGAGTCATTGGTGTTCCTGTAGGGCCACCCCAGTGACAGCCCTATATCACATGGGTTTCCCACACAAGTCTCTTCCCAGAGGATTttctgagctgctccagggaagcCCTGGGTACCCCTTTGTTATTGTAGGGTCTTCCTGTGCAGGTCTATTATTGTAGGGTCTCCCCATGTCAGTTTGTTATTGTAGGGTCTCCCCATGTCAGTTTGTTATTGTGGGGTTTCCCATTCAAGGTATGCTGTTGTAGGGTCTCCCCACACAGGTTGGTTACTGTGGGTTCTCCCCAAGCCAGTTTGTTATTGTGGGGTCTCCCCACTTCAGTCTGTTATTGTGGGGTCTCCccatgtttcttttttattatggGATGTCCCAATAATTCTTTGTCATTATGGGGTCTCCCCATAATGGTGTGTTATTGTAGGGTCTCCCCATGCCAGCAGGTGCCAACACACCTCAAGCTTCACCTGTTGCTCTCATGGGGTGGCCTGGGTGCCTGGGGGCGGGTCCTGGCTGCCGCCCCCGGGGATGGCACGGGTTCAGCAGGGGTCAGTGTCCTCCTGTATGTCCATGTCCCAGGCATGGGACCCCCAGCTTCAGGGACAGGGGGCACTGAGGGTAGAGACTGTAGGGACAcggcagaggggacagggagggacaggggagaAAGGGTGGAATGTTGGGAAGCAGGAAATGGGGTGCTAGGGCAGAGGGATGGGGTGGTGGGGTAATGGAGGGATGCCAGGAGGGATGGTGGTGCGTGGATTGGGAGAGGGGGACTCTTAGGGTGTCAGTGTGATGGAAAGGTGAAGTGCCAGGACGGAAGGGGATGCCAGGGAATATGGTTCCAGGACATGGAAGATGCCAGGGACTGGGGTGTCAGAGTAGTGGGGGGGGTGCCAGGAGAAAGGGTTTCAGGATGCCAGGGGATGGAGTGCCAGGTTAATAGGAGGATCCCAGCGGATGGGATGTCAGGATGCCAGGGGATGGGCTGCCATGGGAGTGAGGGGATGCCAGGGGATGGGAGGCCAGGATGAAAGGGAATGCCAGGCAGTGGGGGGGCAGGGCAAGTGACTGGGACCCAGAGCGGTACCGGGGTGCCAGGGCATGGTGTACCAGGCCACGGGATGGGGGGACAGCGGGACGGGGCGGCAGGGGGATGCTGgggaggggcggcggggcgACGGGAGGGGGTGCCGGGGCGTGCCGGGGCACCCATTCCCCCGCTCTCCCCGCTGCCTGCCCGGCGCTATTTGAAGTGGGACAAGAAGTGCTCCACGGGATATCGCGGGGAGTCGatgcccagcccctggcagagcCCCAGCAGGCGCTCGCAAGCCTCGGCCAGCGTGGCCCCGGAGCACGCCACGCTCAGCAGCGGCTCCTCGTACTCCCCGGCCCCCTCGGGCTCCTCGAAGAGCCGGTTGAGGCGGACGAGCCCGCGGCCGTGCAGCTCCCGCAGAGCCTCCATGCCCCCGCCGCCCGCCAGGATCTCGCCGTGCTCCGATCCTAGGCACATCACCCCGGCCAGGTGCGTGCGGGCCGCGGGGCGAGCGGGCAGCACCGGCGGCACGCCCAGCGCCACCAGCACGGCGGCCAGCAGCAGGTCGGGGCCGTAGACCTCGCGGATCCAGTCGCGCAGGTAGAAGCCCCCCATGCGGGGGTTGATCTCCAGCAggcgcggccccgccggccCCAGCTTGAGCTCCACGTTGAAGACGCCGTCGCGCAGCCCGCACGCCCGGCAGCATTCCAGCGCCGCCCGCACCAGCTGCGCCTGCCGGTCGGCgggcaggcaggagggcaggcaggCCGCCGTCTCCAGGAAGGCGGGGACACGCGTGGGGCCGTTGTCCGACACCCAGGCGCCCAGCAGCCGCCCCTCGAAGACCACCAGGTCCACGTCGTGCTCGGTGCCCGGCACGTACTCCATGAGCAGCATGGCgttgccccagcccagcccgatGCCCGGGTGGTCGGCGTCGTCGCGCAGGTCCCTCCAGAGCCGGGCGGCGTGAGCGTGGCACTGCCCGGCGTTCTCCACCAGCCGCACGCCCACGGCACCCGCTCCGAACTCCAGCTTGGCCACGGCGGGGAAGGGCACGGCGCTCGCCGCCCGCTCCACGTCGCCGTGGCTCTGCAGGCGGCGGCAGGGCACGGCGAAGGCGGCGGGAGGCGGGCGGCCGCGGCGGCAGCGCTGCAGGTGCCGGTGAGTGCGGCTTTTCTGCTTGGCCACCCGCacggcggcgggcgcggggccgcggagccccagcccctggcacaccAGGGCCGCCAGCACCACGCAGTCGTCCCAGTAGGAGAGGCAGGCGTGGGGCCGCAGCCCCCGGGAgcgcagcagctccagcacccgCTCCGCGTGCTCCTCGTCCCGCCGGTGCTCCCGGCTGTCGTAGGGCAGGAAGGTCTGCACCAGCCCCGCCGCGAAGTGCTCCGGGTCCGACTCCACCAGGTGGATCTGTGGCCCCAGAGAGGCGTCACCGGGGGACGGCCGGCCCTGGCACCGCGTCCGTGCCACCCCCGCCCACCCTGAGCCCGCCGACGGCCCGAGCTCCTCACCCTCAGCCCGTAGTCGCGGGCCGCCTCCCACACGAAGCTCTTGCTGACGCCCCCGGCCCCGATGAGCAGGATGTCCTTGCCCTCGACCAGGTGACACTGAGCCCGGTGGAGCATGGCCTCGGCCAGCAGCCGCGGCAGGTCCCCGCGGGGCTCGCCCACGCCGCGCCCCATGGCCTCGGCCAGCGCGCAGGTCTCCAGGCACCGCTGGCTGTTGGTGGCCAGGGCCACCAGCTCCAGCGATTCATCCACGCACGCCAGCAGGAAATCCACGCCTGGGGATGGTGACGGTGACACCGCGCTCAGCACGGCGGGGTGACCGCGGGCACCGGCGGTGTCACCCGCGCCGTGCTCACCCAGGATGTCGGTGTGGGCACGGGTGCCACCGCGCTGCTGCGGGCTCAGCTCGGCCTCGGTGGCCAGGAGGGCGGCCATGGCGGCCTCGGTGGCCTCCCGCAGCCGTGTGGCCAGCGCCTGTCGCTGGCTGGGGGCCACCACCCCCcactgctgcaggctggagTCCAGGCCCTGGGGCAGCGCCGCGCCGTGACGCACCGGGCTCTCCGCGCGTCCCACGGCGCAGGCCACCTGTGGGGACATCCACGTGTGTGTGGGGACACCGGCTGCCACCGGGGTGTGGGGACATTGGCTACCAAGCCATAGCCTGGGGACGCAGCTGCCACCAGGGCACAGCGATGTGGGGTGACACATTGACCCAAAGCATGGGTGTGGATGGCCACCAATGTTAGGGACACCCAGGGCCACCGCCAGGGCATGGGGACATGGACAGGCACACAGGGCATGGCACACAGATTaccacagcctggggacactgacTGCCACCATAGCTTGTGGACATAGAGGGCCaccaggacatggggacatggacaGCCATCATAGGttggggacacacacagagccaccAGGGTGTGGGGACATGCTGtacctggcagagctggggccgGTCCCCCCAGGACCTGCAGACGAGGGTGCAGATGCGCAGGGCCATGGGCAGCCgcggggctgggctgcctgggggGCAAGGGACAGGGCAGGCACGGCCGCCAAGCGGGGACGGGGCGGCCCTGCCCGTCCTCCCCCTCCTCTGGGGGCTTTTGGGGCTCCCTGTGGCACCGTGGTGGCCCCAGCCAAACCCAACCCCAGGGAGTGAGTGGTACAGCATGGCCActgccatccccagccccacgggACCGGGGTGAGGAGTTAAAAGGGGTCACCCCAACACCCTGCCCCAGGGGACCGTGGGGGTTCAGGGTGACTTTCCCTCCCACCATAGGGAACCATGGGGGTCCAGGGTGACCTTCCCCACCTTTCCCCATGGGTctttgggggtggggggtccAAGGTGGCAAACTGTCCTCCAACCCTAACCCAGGGGACCATGGGCATCCAGGGTGACCCTCATGCCCTCCCCCAGGACTCCAGTACTTTGGGCACCCCAGTGGCcaccacccacccacccaccccagggGACAGACACGTGTCcggcagagctgcagggaccCGGGGGACCCCGGGGGATTCTTCCCCCCCCGTCCCAGGGTGGTGGGCGCCCGAGGGCGGGGGCCTTACGTGGGGGGGGCGCGGGCAGGCGGGCGGTGGGCACCATGGCCTCCAGCAGGACGCTGTCCTCCTCCGTCAGCCCCCGGAGCCGGGCACCCACCG encodes:
- the RPS6KB2 gene encoding LOW QUALITY PROTEIN: ribosomal protein S6 kinase beta-2 (The sequence of the model RefSeq protein was modified relative to this genomic sequence to represent the inferred CDS: inserted 2 bases in 1 codon); this translates as MAGVFDIDLETEEGSDGDEPELGADMELEPRGNGLEPVGHYEEIEISESSVNNGPEHIGPHCFELLRVLGKGGYGKVFQVRKVQGTNTGKIFAMKVLKKAKIACNAKDTAHTRAERNILEAVKHPFIVDLIYAFQTGGKLYLILECLSGGELFMQLEREGIFLEDTACFYLSEITLALGHLHSHGIIYRDLKPENIMLNSQGHIKLTDFGLCKESIHDGAVTHTFCGTIEYMAPEILVRSGHNRAVDWWSLGALMYDMLTGSPPFTAENRKKTIDKILKGKLVLPPYLTPDARDLLKKFLKRNPSQRVGGGPGDAADVQKQPFFRHINWEDLLARRLDPPFKPCLQSEEDVSQFDTRFTRQTPVDSPDDAAISESANQAFLGFTYVAPSVLESIKEGFSFQPKVRSPRRLNSSPRTPVSPVKFSPFEAFKPVVPGDPMELGPXPSPPPPEGTAPLPIKPSGGAKKQKGGRGRVPR
- the PTPRCAP gene encoding protein tyrosine phosphatase receptor type C-associated protein; the protein is MAGPRWHPVLLALAGPAAAGEPAGARNDRAVAALLGLLLCLALGLALAWHHLCRLSAGRYHPRPLGRRALELLRGRWHRLRSPEDPAVALGDADGGVTVRDEEEELMPWSLERRPEQHQEEEDEQEEDEQEKDEKEEDEKEEDEEEAEAAPQGGENPLSEGEAAGGSAKALLSDLHAFSGTAAWGDTRPHVTAL